Proteins encoded together in one Candidatus Baltobacteraceae bacterium window:
- a CDS encoding ion channel gives MVGDILSVLAGLAVILLVLNDVFQSVVVPRAVGRRWRISFFVWRVSWRLWPGAAWKLYAADDDRRENLLAVFAPFMLVFLLFVWAAGVVFGYGLIFWGLRAGIAPPIHSFGEALYFSGTSTLTIGFGDVVGRSAGARFFSVLAAVSGFSTFSIVTAYLFLLFASFQSREQFVVTLGARAGTPPSGVNLLCIAGYSETRDDFGRLMIDGQHWVAQLMESHLAYPVLAFFRSSHDYESWVGTLGTMLDAATLLMTTVDGSHGQSRLFFNLGRHATGDLARYFQLDGDSHGAGIERPEFDRACDRLESAGYALRDRDEAWKRFAELRSTYAGHLNAMAAFFEIPPLQWVGDRGTIKKAPH, from the coding sequence GTGGTCGGCGACATCCTCAGCGTCTTGGCCGGATTGGCCGTTATCCTGCTCGTGCTCAACGACGTCTTTCAGTCCGTCGTCGTCCCGCGCGCGGTCGGCCGCCGTTGGCGGATCAGCTTCTTCGTTTGGCGCGTCTCCTGGCGCCTGTGGCCGGGAGCGGCTTGGAAGCTCTACGCCGCCGACGACGACCGGCGCGAGAATCTCCTCGCCGTTTTTGCGCCCTTCATGCTCGTCTTCTTGCTGTTCGTCTGGGCAGCCGGCGTCGTCTTCGGATACGGTTTGATCTTCTGGGGATTGCGCGCGGGGATCGCGCCGCCGATTCATTCGTTCGGCGAAGCGCTTTATTTTTCCGGAACGTCGACGCTGACGATCGGATTCGGCGACGTGGTCGGCAGAAGCGCGGGGGCGCGTTTCTTCTCGGTCCTCGCCGCGGTGTCGGGCTTCTCGACGTTCTCGATCGTCACCGCGTACTTGTTCTTGCTGTTCGCTTCGTTCCAATCGCGCGAACAGTTCGTCGTAACGCTCGGCGCGCGTGCCGGAACGCCGCCCAGCGGCGTCAACTTACTGTGCATCGCCGGATACTCCGAGACGCGTGACGACTTCGGGCGATTGATGATCGACGGTCAACATTGGGTCGCGCAACTGATGGAAAGCCATCTCGCCTATCCGGTGCTGGCTTTCTTTCGCTCGAGCCACGATTACGAATCGTGGGTCGGAACGTTGGGAACGATGCTCGATGCGGCTACCCTGCTCATGACGACGGTCGACGGGTCGCACGGGCAATCGCGTCTCTTCTTCAACCTCGGACGTCACGCAACCGGCGATTTGGCGCGCTACTTTCAACTCGACGGCGATTCGCACGGCGCGGGTATCGAGCGTCCGGAGTTCGACCGCGCGTGCGACCGGCTCGAATCCGCCGGGTACGCGTTGCGCGATCGCGACGAGGCGTGGAAACGCTTCGCCGAGCTGCGCTCGACGTATGCAGGACATCTCAACGCCATGGCGGCATTCTTCGAAATTCCGCCGCTGCAGTGGGTCGGCGATCGCGGAACGATTAAGAAAGCACCGCATTGA
- a CDS encoding helical backbone metal receptor, with translation MKNTLPALLLLALTAVAPAPHPRIVALMPSLVEDFFSVGAGAQVVGVSVYSDVPNAKGLPVVADFSSVDAERIVALHPNVVVGIPAQARLVDPLKRAGMHVVLLPDDSYDSIFTNIKAAGDLSGHAREAATLASRLMRVTNELRAHTAAFKRKPSVFVVLGTGPIWTAGKKSYIATLIAMAGGRNAGDDLDAAYGQYSSEALLRDQPDAIVTDPSVHLGAVLQNEPWRSLNAVRARRIFVVDPAAMLERPGPNYNEGLRWLVERLTPLGT, from the coding sequence TTGAAAAACACCCTTCCGGCGCTGCTGTTGCTTGCGCTGACCGCGGTGGCTCCTGCGCCGCATCCGCGCATCGTCGCGTTGATGCCGTCGCTGGTGGAAGATTTCTTTTCCGTCGGTGCTGGAGCGCAAGTCGTCGGGGTTTCGGTCTACAGCGACGTTCCCAATGCGAAGGGTTTGCCGGTCGTGGCCGATTTTTCGAGCGTCGATGCCGAAAGGATCGTCGCGCTCCATCCCAACGTCGTCGTCGGCATTCCGGCGCAGGCGCGACTCGTCGATCCGCTCAAACGCGCGGGGATGCACGTCGTGCTTCTACCGGACGACAGCTACGACAGTATCTTCACGAACATCAAGGCGGCGGGCGATCTCAGCGGTCACGCGCGCGAAGCTGCGACGCTGGCATCGCGTCTGATGCGCGTAACAAACGAACTGCGCGCGCATACCGCGGCGTTTAAGCGCAAACCGTCGGTGTTCGTCGTGCTGGGCACCGGTCCGATCTGGACCGCGGGCAAGAAGTCGTACATCGCGACGCTTATTGCGATGGCGGGTGGGCGCAACGCGGGCGACGATCTCGACGCTGCGTACGGTCAATACAGCTCCGAGGCGCTGCTGCGCGATCAGCCCGACGCGATCGTCACCGATCCGTCGGTGCACCTCGGCGCGGTGCTGCAAAACGAGCCGTGGCGCAGCTTGAACGCCGTGCGCGCAAGGCGTATTTTTGTGGTCGATCCCGCCGCGATGCTCGAACGGCCGGGACCAAACTATAACGAGGGACTCCGCTGGCTCGTCGAACGCTTGACGCCGCTCGGGACGTAA
- a CDS encoding peptide ABC transporter substrate-binding protein: MNRASAAALASLLLVAAACSQRPHEGTPQTHWLRVADGNGDVPTLNPHLFNGTTVHTIGILTMAYLFRYDAQGRPQPELATELPTERNGGISADGRTIVFHLRHGVRWSDGAPFTADDVVFSTRVVLNPANDELTREGWDLIDRISEPDPYTVAYHLKRPYALFEPTFFGTGVASPCVLPQHLLAREPNINHVAYNEKPVGIGPFRVVAFKHDEAVELEANPFYFRGPPKLQRLTFRIYPNRDKLLEAMQTEEVDLWPAMPPQYIASVQAIRPLRTIVGPSSFWSALFFNVEKPPANDRRVRQAVRYAIDRSHIVEQAVDGNGVLQEAPVAPSVPVAPAALPMTPFDPARARQLLDDAGWRTSPDGVRRKDGRSLVLALAVGPGSQSDSLGTILRGELRSVGIALQIRRYPPSLLFASYGLHGVIMRGDWNATSFAEQSDTNGSLANIFSCSRIPPHGQNIDRYCNPDLDVKLWRYTMTYEESERRRELEDIVREIVADAPVVTLWAWKNGYAFTPRLEGYQPGPMAPLGDPMKLDI, encoded by the coding sequence ATGAATCGGGCGTCCGCTGCTGCCCTCGCCTCGCTGCTGCTCGTCGCTGCGGCTTGTTCCCAACGGCCGCACGAGGGTACGCCGCAAACGCACTGGCTGCGCGTCGCCGACGGCAACGGTGACGTCCCGACGCTCAATCCGCATCTGTTCAACGGAACGACCGTGCACACGATCGGCATCTTGACGATGGCGTATTTGTTTCGGTACGACGCGCAAGGGCGTCCGCAGCCCGAGCTCGCGACCGAGCTGCCGACGGAACGCAACGGCGGTATCAGCGCCGATGGGCGCACGATCGTCTTTCATCTGCGTCACGGCGTGCGCTGGTCGGACGGTGCACCGTTTACCGCCGACGACGTCGTGTTCTCGACGCGCGTCGTCCTCAACCCCGCCAACGACGAGCTGACGCGCGAAGGCTGGGATCTGATCGACCGGATCTCCGAGCCCGATCCCTACACGGTGGCCTACCATCTCAAGCGCCCGTACGCGCTCTTCGAGCCGACGTTCTTCGGCACGGGCGTGGCATCGCCGTGCGTTCTGCCTCAGCATCTGCTCGCGCGCGAGCCGAACATCAATCACGTCGCGTACAACGAAAAACCCGTCGGCATCGGACCCTTTCGCGTGGTCGCGTTCAAACACGATGAAGCCGTCGAGCTCGAGGCCAATCCGTTCTATTTTCGCGGACCCCCGAAACTGCAGCGCCTGACGTTTCGAATCTATCCCAATCGCGACAAGTTGCTCGAAGCCATGCAAACCGAGGAGGTCGATCTGTGGCCCGCGATGCCGCCGCAATACATCGCGAGCGTGCAGGCGATTCGCCCGCTTCGAACGATCGTGGGACCGTCGAGCTTTTGGAGCGCGCTGTTTTTCAACGTCGAGAAACCTCCCGCGAACGACCGGCGCGTGCGTCAGGCGGTCCGTTACGCCATCGACCGGTCGCACATCGTGGAGCAGGCCGTCGACGGCAACGGCGTGCTGCAAGAAGCGCCGGTCGCACCGTCCGTACCGGTTGCTCCGGCGGCCCTGCCGATGACGCCGTTCGATCCGGCGCGCGCGCGACAACTGCTCGACGACGCCGGCTGGCGCACGTCCCCCGACGGCGTGCGCCGAAAGGACGGCCGGTCATTGGTGCTGGCGCTCGCGGTGGGCCCGGGAAGTCAATCCGACTCCCTCGGCACGATCTTGCGCGGCGAGCTGCGAAGCGTCGGAATCGCGCTGCAGATACGCCGCTATCCCCCGTCGCTGTTATTCGCATCGTACGGTCTGCACGGCGTCATCATGCGCGGCGACTGGAACGCGACCAGCTTCGCCGAGCAAAGCGACACGAATGGATCCCTCGCGAACATCTTTTCGTGCTCGCGAATTCCGCCGCACGGTCAGAACATCGATCGCTACTGCAATCCCGATCTCGACGTGAAGCTGTGGCGTTACACCATGACATACGAGGAATCCGAGCGTCGCCGCGAACTGGAGGACATCGTCAGGGAGATCGTCGCCGACGCACCGGTCGTGACGCTGTGGGCGTGGAAGAACGGGTACGCTTTTACTCCGCGCTTGGAAGGATATCAACCGGGCCCCATGGCACCGTTGGGCGATCCGATGAAGCTGGACATTTGA
- a CDS encoding serine protease, translating into MRPVYVLAVFAVLVACTRNADDAFVASARRVRPAVVLLKMKVPPEHRKDAYDEAYATGFVIASGAWGSDVLTVQHAIDDAWDLSITIGDKQRVPARVVAADSRLDVALIRTPRKNLPVVALGSSAHLSDELGRQVGLVGYPIPDEFDDEGLGLTSSTFDGRLSSVRPDALEVTLAIVPGESGGPVFIADTGEVVGIAESRFDEERSIGFALPIDEAKKFLHRVDAAHGF; encoded by the coding sequence ATGCGGCCGGTATACGTGCTTGCGGTTTTTGCCGTTCTCGTTGCGTGTACGCGCAACGCCGACGACGCGTTCGTCGCTTCGGCGCGCCGCGTGCGTCCGGCCGTCGTGCTGCTGAAGATGAAGGTCCCGCCGGAACATCGCAAAGACGCCTACGACGAGGCGTACGCCACCGGATTCGTCATCGCATCGGGAGCGTGGGGCAGCGACGTGCTGACCGTGCAGCACGCGATCGACGATGCGTGGGACCTTTCGATCACCATCGGCGACAAGCAGCGAGTGCCGGCGCGCGTCGTGGCCGCAGATAGCCGTCTCGACGTCGCCCTCATTCGCACGCCGCGCAAAAACTTACCGGTGGTCGCGCTCGGTTCGTCGGCGCATCTCAGCGACGAGCTCGGCCGGCAAGTCGGCTTAGTCGGATATCCGATCCCCGACGAGTTCGACGACGAAGGGCTCGGGTTAACGTCGTCGACGTTCGACGGACGTTTGTCGTCGGTGCGTCCCGACGCGCTCGAAGTAACGTTGGCGATCGTTCCCGGGGAAAGCGGGGGCCCGGTCTTTATCGCCGACACCGGCGAAGTCGTCGGCATTGCCGAGTCGCGCTTCGACGAAGAGCGCAGCATCGGTTTCGCTTTGCCGATCGACGAAGCGAAAAAGTTTCTGCACCGCGTCGACGCCGCGCACGGTTTTTAG
- the hflX gene encoding GTPase HflX: MVVAVDTGDARRPLEPELLEFEALAEAAGARIADRIVQRRDAVDPATLVGSGKAREIAERSRELDAGLLLVLNDLRPRQRKNLERIVPLPIVDRTMLILDVFARHARSREGQLQVELAQLRYRQSNLIGVGADLSRLGGGIGTRGPGETKLEVDRRRIGARISVLRRQLEDVRRQRAVRRAAPHREPLVALVGYTNVGKSSLLNALAHSDAFVADQPFATLDPTIRRVYLAPNRYVRLADTVGFITDLPKDLVNAFRATLEELREADLLLEVLDAANPDWPRQRVAVEGLLHELELDQTPRLVVFNKCDLSVESSLPEEPGALCLSARTGAGLPELRAAIANRVR; this comes from the coding sequence ATCGTCGTCGCCGTCGACACCGGCGACGCGCGCCGTCCGCTCGAACCGGAGCTGCTCGAGTTCGAGGCGCTCGCCGAAGCGGCCGGTGCGCGTATTGCCGATCGCATCGTGCAGCGGCGCGACGCCGTTGACCCGGCGACCCTGGTAGGCAGCGGCAAAGCGCGCGAGATCGCCGAGCGCTCTCGCGAGCTCGACGCGGGTCTGCTGCTCGTGCTCAACGACTTGCGCCCGCGTCAGCGCAAGAATCTCGAGCGCATCGTGCCGTTGCCGATCGTCGATCGAACGATGCTCATTCTCGACGTGTTCGCGCGTCACGCGCGCAGCCGTGAAGGCCAGCTGCAAGTCGAGCTGGCGCAGCTGCGATACCGGCAATCGAATCTCATCGGCGTCGGCGCGGATCTGTCGCGGCTGGGCGGCGGCATCGGCACGCGCGGTCCCGGTGAAACCAAACTCGAGGTCGATCGCCGCCGGATCGGCGCGCGTATCTCCGTGCTGCGGCGTCAGCTCGAGGACGTACGCCGGCAACGCGCCGTGCGCCGCGCGGCGCCGCATCGCGAGCCGCTCGTCGCGCTCGTAGGATATACGAACGTCGGAAAGTCGTCGCTGCTCAACGCGCTCGCGCACAGCGATGCGTTCGTTGCCGACCAGCCGTTCGCGACGCTCGATCCGACGATTCGCCGCGTCTACCTTGCGCCCAACCGCTACGTCCGTCTAGCCGATACGGTCGGCTTTATCACCGATCTGCCGAAGGATCTCGTCAATGCGTTTCGCGCGACGCTCGAGGAGCTGCGCGAAGCCGACTTGCTGCTCGAGGTTCTCGACGCGGCGAATCCAGACTGGCCGCGCCAGCGCGTTGCGGTCGAAGGTCTGCTGCACGAGCTCGAGCTCGATCAAACGCCGCGCTTGGTCGTGTTCAACAAGTGCGATCTGTCGGTCGAATCTAGCCTCCCCGAAGAGCCGGGCGCGCTCTGTCTGAGTGCTCGTACCGGCGCGGGCCTTCCGGAGCTTCGCGCGGCCATCGCGAATCGCGTGCGGTGA
- a CDS encoding bifunctional adenosylcobinamide kinase/adenosylcobinamide-phosphate guanylyltransferase — protein sequence MGVIFVTGPARSGKSAFGVRLAGECGLEVIYVATAAHEPEDAEWNARLSRHLRHRPSQWATVETAPMNHDAQLALFSAAQASQCLLVDALGTYMWARIRARIELLEVNYAVLEARIDREAAELVDAMLASPARVIAVCEQIGWDVAPSNAAARLFRDGLGRMSQRLARSAESAYLVVAGYAIDLRAAGIWIGGEDDPA from the coding sequence ATGGGAGTGATCTTCGTGACCGGGCCGGCGCGGTCGGGAAAGAGCGCCTTCGGGGTGCGGCTGGCGGGCGAGTGCGGGCTCGAGGTAATCTACGTCGCAACCGCCGCGCACGAACCCGAAGACGCCGAGTGGAACGCGCGGCTTTCGCGGCACCTGCGGCACCGGCCGTCACAGTGGGCGACCGTGGAGACGGCGCCGATGAACCACGACGCGCAGCTCGCGCTTTTTTCGGCAGCGCAGGCCTCGCAATGTCTGCTCGTCGACGCGCTCGGTACGTACATGTGGGCGCGGATTCGCGCACGCATCGAGCTGCTCGAAGTCAACTACGCCGTGCTCGAAGCCCGGATCGATCGCGAGGCCGCCGAGCTGGTCGACGCGATGCTTGCTTCTCCGGCGCGCGTTATCGCGGTGTGCGAGCAGATCGGATGGGACGTCGCGCCGTCGAACGCCGCCGCCCGGCTCTTTCGCGACGGTCTGGGCCGCATGTCGCAGCGATTAGCGCGATCGGCCGAAAGCGCGTATCTCGTCGTTGCCGGCTACGCAATCGATTTGCGCGCCGCGGGCATTTGGATCGGCGGAGAAGACGACCCCGCGTGA